From Clarias gariepinus isolate MV-2021 ecotype Netherlands chromosome 1, CGAR_prim_01v2, whole genome shotgun sequence:
AGTGGtctatttctttgtattaaatatatactgtatttaaaagaaatcctttgataaaatagcataaacaaatcatgggtagtgtataccagtgattaaatataaacaatacaacgcatgtactgacatgtttacagcctacaagtgactcagccgaggttcattattgtaaatatgtccaagataacaagggaaacacatcctgatggctagagtttgtcaggggattaaaaaacgctaacaatttccttttgtgcctttactcagtggtccgcgcatataggcaattttttatagccaaacaaagctaccttcggtatcatttcgcgaactggcgcgttcacgttgttgtcacgttggacgctgtcgattcaaaagaatctacggtactttgattggatgtcgtgccgaatgcgcgcatgcgctctgtcacacacacgcgcacagacacataaacagagatagagcggtccgtgttaacatactttttatctttgggctttttatgggaagtagcaagtctttacaagtcaataggcgcaagtccaagtgaaagtccaagttatttatgttaaagtccaagtcgagttgcaagtctttttatattttgtcaagtcgagtctaaagtcattaaattcatgactcgagtctgactcgagtccaagtcacatgactcgagtccacacctctgcTAAGTACCTCCCTTCTGAGAGAGTTCGGCctctggctgtgagaggttacagtatcacccgggaatcgaactggAGATTGGGCGAGCAttttaccactgagccactcgGAGAGTTAGAGTTTAACACTTTTCacaaagtgcttttgtttaacaTCACCACCAGAGCGTGACGAGACAAGCGGGTGCTTTACCGTGCTGAAAAAGCGACATGGTCACGTTGGTGATGAGCTCCAGCACTGCGCGGATTGATGAGATATGTTCCTTCTCACAGGAAAATATCTGAAccagctgtaaatgtgtgtgagtgaaaagggagagagagagagagagagagcatggtTAGTGTGATGCTCCAGAGCATCACAAGCAGCTCCAGAGCTGAGAAAATACGCAGTCCGCTTCCACCTGTTGTATGAGATCCAAGGCGGAGGCTTGTGGGTAGGCGCTGAACAGCTGACTGATCAGCTCACACAGCTGCGGTACGAGAGAAGCAAAATCACCAGCGAGGGTCTTGAGAGATTTGTCGAAAACAGCACATGAGGCCTGTGAAGAACACAATGAGTAAGAAGTGATGCGTATATAGTGAAGCGCCTGTTTTATGGACTTATCATCtaacactaaaataaaatgtgttttttaaatagacttTGAGTATTTTATTAGAAAGTAACCTTCAATCCagcatcttttttatttttttcgaagttcaaatgtttttgttgctacaaaaataaaatggattttttttctgtagcagTTCACtgatttcataaatgcaacacactatagttttttttaatacagagcATAAAAGTGCTAAAAATGATATATCCAGTGTTATCTTCATTTTAGCTGTTAAAAGGGTTTTGTGGctctcaatgttttttttttttggggtccaaatggctctttgtgtgttttaggtTGCCGACCCCTGGTCTATCTAACGACAGAACCTTTAAGTCGCTCTGCATTAGagcttctgccaaatgcctaaatgtaaatgtacttgaTTATAACACTCACCTCCACCACGTCGGTGTCTTTCAGCCAATTGCTCAGAAGTTTTTGGATGAGAGGGAACACCTGCTGTAGCATGACTACTAcctaaaggaagaaaaaaaatccagaagatttattacattaatttagCCTAATCCTCTAATAAACAGAAATCTATACGATGTTTTGTCATTCTGAAAATGCCACAATGGCAATGCAATCGCACTGAAATCTACCATCTTGTCGGATGTTTGTAACGATTGGAATGATGCGTTACAGTATTCAGTAGACAATTAAAGATGATGAGAGCCGAACTGTAACTCGTGCCCTCTTTTACCGGATTGTTTTGAGCAGCAAATCGGCTAACTTTAACCCCATCCAGTCCTTCGCCGTGCTTCTTTAAGTCGAGAGAAGAGAAGAGGCTGGAGATCAGGCCCAGAACCTGGAGCGTGGAGTGTTTAGTGACAGGAGAGGGCTGTGAACAATAAGAACAACAATTTCAGTCCATTAAAACCTGTGTGAGAGGCTGGTAAAGAATAAAACCGACGTGGTCTGTCAAGCTGAGTGACTAACTACTACTCTTGAAgtaattagggcccaagcactatagggtgcgcaggtccctctttttttcctaagggttatttttttcaaacctTTTGGACTTGtggggggtcttaacatgctccaaaactcatgaaaattggcagacaggttggaatctgttGCCATTAGGAGAATCTGGGCCACAGGCGTGGCACAGGGCCCTCAGGGGCCCTCACAAGAGATTTTGCTGcacagctcatacacacttgcaagTATGCACACAAAactcggtacacatttagagcttgTTGAGCTGAACAACTGTCACACTGCATGttctgggctcaactcaacaggaggaTTGGTTATTTTGTGTCGTTCGCAAAAACGCACCCGATGGATTTTGATAATCTTCTCCTAGGaaatttatacgatcgccaacaaaccgggccgatgtgatctaaagacattgaggatgtgAAATTTTAGAAGGACTCCTGATATCTCAAATAGGTCAGCCGTGATAATGTCTTAAACTTATGctgaaaaatgattaataactttctgtgtggcattatattaAATGACAGCACATTGAagtagtgtgatgctttttttccagcatctgcggcctattgtacacacatacacatcacaaatattaacactctcacacacacatctctctctcacacagacacacactcacacactcatacaaacacacacatccggGAATCACGAATTTTGTGAACATTCAGTGCATatccttaaaaatcaacagaCGAATTGTGAtcgagacacatctgtctgtgtgggaactgtacacacaatcattcaccagcaccacttgcacaataTAAGAACTCAATTGGGAGATatcgccacatcccccgtacagtcctgacctcatttCAAGACATTTCTACATCtttggggcattaaaggagttcctgggagtccAGAGTTTCAGATGGGAAGCAGGCATACCAATCATGGCTccagaaaactttctaccaagcactagtaaaatgctgggataagagTGTTAGGGGgttatttaaagaaacaaagGGAGTTTTacctctcagaactgtgtttcacgcaatcaaaagtcctggtttgactttaacGCTTCACGTACAACAGCAGTTCTTTTAAAACTTCTTTTAAATGATTGAAACTTGCACACCTGATTATAGTTACATGGACTGTACCGGGACATCTTACAgaagttaataaaacaacatCCCAAGATGAACTgattatttatctgtttatgaCTTTGGGACCTGCTGCAGGACAAGCCTGATTCTCCTCGCCATCACTGCACATAAATCATAACATGTTTCTTATTAGCTGCAAGCTTTAAGAGATCAAAGTCATGAGCGaggtgttgctaggcaactgaCATGGAGCAGTTTTTATACAGCAACTTTTATAAAGGTACAGTGACAGCGATAaagtgacaaaaataaatatgttaaaaaaagcatctgctggcttacagaataaaaaaaaaaaacactttatctaCGATCAGATTCCACCCTTAAATAACATTAATCTGTATACGATTAGAACTTCCATGGAATACATTTTAGGTTATTTGGAATAAGCTGCCTTCTCAGTCTGGTCTGATCCATACCGCCTGATTGGCCAGCAGCTCCAGTTCCTGGATATGTGGCGAAAGTAGAGAGAGCAGTTTTTCTGGGATCTCCTCATCCGGCATGGCCGAGAGCAAAAAACCAAGAGCCTGCATCAACCATGTGCTCTGAGGACTCTGTGGAAAGAAAAGTGCTCTGATTAATAAATGACACGAGTGTACTATAGGTCACAACAGGAATGTTGTGTGGATGAGAGGAATTCTCACCTTGTGGATCCGCTTAACAAGTGCatcctaaaaaacaaaaaaaaacaaaaacaaatactaaTTTAAAGCCataatttccaaaacaaaaCCAGGTGAAAGCCAACGTAATGgcaatatttatgaaataaaagttttgttattttatattaaaaggtTTTCTTATTAAAGAAGAGTTTAAAAAGAGAGTGTGATCGACATGATGGGTGGGTTCAGActaataatgaaaattaaagATCTTAGTATCCTTTGTTCGTTAGTCATTGATGACTTTGAGAAAGACTCTTCTATACAACTGATATAATTATAATTCTTAAGTAAAGTCTACTTGCTGGGATTAAACAACACACTGAAGCGCTGTAGAACAGAGTAACTGTTTTGTTGTCTACCTGTGCGGATGCCAGGATGTCGTTGGCGTGCGGGTAAAGGTGACGCCTGCACTCACGGCAGATTCTCTTCAGCGTGGTGACCGCGGGAACAGACAGGTCGGAGTCGGACAGGGCGGGCAGGACGACACACAGGACGGCGGGCACCATGACCGGGTGATCGGACAACCACTCTGAGAGCGAGCCTAACAAAATGTAGAGAAAAGCTGTGCAAGCACTGTATGcagaacacatacacactaatacaaCACTAGTGGTGTGGAGTGAAGTGAAGTGTTTGTTCCGATGCTTGGAGCTACATCATCTTTAACCTATGCAGATTTGTGTCTGTTTGTACCGAGTGTGAGCATGAGAGTCTCTGCGAGCTGAACGCTGTTCGCCGAGATGAGGGGGATGAGGCCGATCAGACCCGGAATCACGTCTGAGTAGCTGACGTCCGCGGTGTCCGCTATGGACTGGAAACCGAACAGCAGAGCCTCTATATCCTccaaaaagagaaagacagtgATAAGAAGACAAACAGAACAAAGACTTGTTTTTTGTGAAGTAGTGCTGATAATGTTAAATTCCGTTATTCCACAATATACGGAATACTAAGATCGTGTCGCATATGGGTAGCTCCGCCCCTTCAATAGGCAGTTCCTACAGGTCAAAGGTTTAGATGTTATCATCAAGTCAAACGAGATACTGACCTGCCACGAGGACGAGTGCGTCGTGTCGGTCAGCAGGACGCCGAGTTTATCGTACAGTTTGCGCAACAGTTCGGGGCCCAgcagctcatacacacacatcagagtGTCAGAGATATCGACTCTGCAATCAGTGTAAACATTGTTCTAATTTAAACATGCATCTAacgtttatactgtacataaccttGGATGGTTATACAATGTAGATACGCACTTTCTCATGTTATGCGATCATTTTGCTGACCTGTACGTTCGGAATTGTTCCTTGTCCTCAGAAGACCACGAGGCGTAGTCGTGCTCGTTAGGGAAGCGTGCTTTGTGGAGCAGGACGTCAACCAACTGGAAGTAAACGGGTCTGTACATCTGCAGGTAAAACGCCTGCTTCTCCGTTTCCAGCGACATGATGTCATCCTGTAAGAAAACCACCAGCTCTCACTAAAGACTAAGAATTAAGATTAAGAATTAAGTCTCGGACATCTAAAATCCACGGACGCACCTGCAGCGTGTACCAgaatgtgagtgtgagtgagctGGACGTCTCGTCCACTGGGTAGTGGCCAGGAATGGCGGTGCTGGACAGAATCATATTGACCAGAGCCTGGAAACCCTGCCAGTGTCCAGTCTGTTCCAATAATGTTCTGAGGCAtgaagtgagacagagagacagagacagagagggagagaccgTGTCAATCATAATATCTTAACCTCACTAGGGGAGATTGAACCCATGTGGTGAAAGTCACTCTGCTCTGGTAAtgatctttattaaaaaaatgtatacgttaCATGTATGCAGTAAGGTCAGTGTGGGTGCGACCTCAACCTGCAGTGAGTTTCGCCGAGAGCAACGACGATTCTGCAGATTCCATGAGACGTCTCCATGTCTCTGTCTTGCACTGCCTTCTTCAGTTGTTCCTGAAGCTCGAGAACATGTGGCAACAGCTTCACCAGACTGTCTGCAGACCTACAGGACAGACTGGATTAGATCTGTGTCAAAGGCAGTTTAATCGTtagtatgtattttattaagtaTTGTTATGTTTACATTCAGTTTAGAAGGAAGAGCTTGACGCATAGACTTTAGAAGCATGAAAGTGATACCATTATGAATTATTTggtaacgttttttttttatttgccagtGAAAATGTGTCTTCTTAAAATTTTAAGGTCCAGCCCTCACCTCTGCCAGTCAGGCACTGAGAGGGCACCGACGATGCTCTCCACAGCCGTATCAAAAAGCTCAGGCACTTTAAGCAGCGCCAAGCTATCCCGCAACACTCCTTCACTCTGTCCCAGATCGACGCCGAGCCCAAGCCAGGACGGCACACAGCGTAGCGCTCGCTCCTTCATGCTGCCAACCGAGCCTTCGCCCCGTAGCAACTCCCGCAGCAGTGGACACAACAGTATCCACTCTTGTGCAAGGGCACCCTGAAGCCTGGCACGATTCCCTGATGTGAACTTCTTGCTCAAGAGCTCCTCAGGCAGCACAGTGAGCACCTCTAACAGGGCAAGACGCCGCCCATCCACCTCAGAAGTGCCCTCTCCGCTCTGGAACGCCTGCAGGAGATCGGGCACGGCGCTGGGCCAGGTGTCGAGTAGCGTGCGGACGATCAGAGACGCCAGGGCCACACAGAGGCGCGTCAGCACCATCTTGGGGCCAAGGGCGAAGTGGCACACGTGGGTGACGAGCTGAGAGCGAAGAGACTCGCGAAGCTCAGGACTGAGGTCATGCCAGTGGCTGGAGATTTTGCCATGTAGTGTGCTCGCACCAAAAAACTGGATCTCAGGAACCTGCTTGGAACAAAACCATTTCAATCACATCATTAcggttttattagttttatttgtgattaaaatgtacaaaaacataaaacgttCAAAAACCATAAGCCGTGAGCAATCCTTGGCTACTTAAATACGctgcccgccaaacgtttggacacaccttctaatcccatggtctttcctgatttttatttctttctacactgtaaaacaatgctaaaagggtccaaaatatgcagtaatctTTTGAAACAGTTGGTAACAGCAGATGTCTGCTACTGCTTtactctgtaaagacttcatctgaggtgctgtttgttaattggtgatttctgaggctggtaaatCTAAATGggcttctcctctgcagcacagtttgttcttgctttcctgggatggtctgtatgagagccagtttcatcatggtgcttgatgggttagacaaaactgttcttgcaagaattattCCAGGaccttttgttttaaaatatccaCTGATTTTCTGTAATTAAATAATGCCATATGtactattttacattatttagttttgaaatctccagtattgttgctTCGACCTTTGTACTGACCTTGTCCGGGCTCAGCAATGCCCAGCAGAAATGCCACGCCTGCGGTGACGCTTGGGCCTGCACCAGCCACTTTTGGGCCACATTTTTCTGCCCCATATCCGGATCGTAGTACAGCTGATGAAGAGCCTGTGTGAGATAGGCTTTCAGATCAGAATCAGCATGACATGACAAAAGAAATagcaattttttaataaagtctcAGTGCAACACAACAGCAGCCACACAACACATTCTCCACACTATTATTAGTATCATAGAGCTTCGCTGAGATATCGAGTTACTTTTCTACACCCTATAGTCTCTTATATTGACCTCGACTGATACTGAGCACTAAATTAGACTTGTTATAACATGTATAAGTATAAAACTGGAACCATTTGCTAAAACAAACGTGTTAATTTACTCTTAGACAACTTTATATATAAAGCTAAAGTCATTATACTAAAGTCAAACTAAACATTTGAGCCCAGAGCAATTCAATTACTTGTAGAatgcttaaatatttaacaataaattGTTAATTATGCAGTAAACCATTAAGTTGAGATTTATAAGTAGATGAATAAATCCTAGGTTTAtcaaaagaaatgtaataaagtgCTTTGGGTTATGTTACTTCTGTGTATAATTCTTTGTACtaatttgtatttgtgtgtgtgtgtgtgtgtgtgtgtgtgtgtctgtttatggaattatttttaactttatttgaCAGTGTTGAAGTGAACACTTTTACAAAACATCTCTCTTTCAAATCGTAATAAACGTCTATCTTCAATGAGTTAGCAACATGctaacttaattaaaaaaaaaaaagttagccgCTAGCTAACTATCTTAACCGTTATTTTACGTTACAGGTTCATACATACGTACGTGTTTAAATCGGCGTCATGCCGCCTACACATGTAGGCTAGATAGGGAGAATAAAAACCGGCGCTGTGCGCACTTCGTTGCGCACTATGTATACTTTTACGTTACATTTAGGATACGGACGCTGCATTTCCTCGCGAGACGTAGTTTTAATACTGGACTTGTCCACAGCTGATCAGAAGCACGTATAAAAAAACACGTTTAACAGACCCTGACGTGTTTATTATGAGCGTTAGAGCAGAGTTATTAGCCATTTGAATATTTATAAAGTTCGTCTTTTATTGAATTAAACGGAATAATCGATATGTCCTACCCTCTCCACTGCCTCCGCAGTAAACTCGGTCTGTTCTGAGGAAGAGGACATTATCGCTGCTTATTAAAATGTCCCGACAATGTTTCAACAGAAACAGCTTACATAGTGTGTCCCTCAACTGATTTAACACACAATGGGTCTACAGATGGGTCACACTGTCTGTGTCCAGTATGCAGTAGTGATAGCTGTTGGGGTGTGTTGCAAATCATGCCTAGTGCACTACTCCCTCCACGGAGTGAGCATCAATAAACACCCACATACTGCAAGATTATGAAAGCATTAGGTAGATTCACCATATGGACAGAAGTGTTTGGCCAAACCTACAATCACATTTttagtatttatatatactgtaattgtatttgtatatacatatacttcaatatgaattctgtcccccttttgcagctataacagcttcctgtctccttggaaggctgtccacaagattttggagtgtttctatAGGAATCCACGTGCATTCATCCTGtaaagcatttatgaggtcaggcactgatgttggacgagaaggcctgactcacaatctccgttccagttcatcccgaAGGTGCTTGATTGGGCCGAGGTCAGAGCTCCGAGTTCTTTGACACTGAACTCTTTCCACTAAGATTTGTAGTGTTCATTAGTGATGGCAGGGACTGATGTTGTGATGTAGAGGAGgctccagttccagttcattccaaaggtgttcGGTGATGTTGGAGGACACTCAAGTTCTTCCAATCCGACCTTAACACATCATTTTTTGTTACACTGATTACAGAAGTGGGCGTGGCTTTTAACCTTATCATGATAAATACGTTTAGAAATTATGTGGGTTGGTGACTTTTACACTGGTTTAAACtggaaatgataaaaaaaaggtcTAGTGTGTAGTGTGCGTGCTTGTAAGTCGATGTCGGACTCACCCactccctctcactctctctctctctctctctctctctctctcatacacaccccTTCATTCCAACACACATGTGGGTGTGGGGTCTGACATCTGAGCGCAGGCAGTGGCATTACTGCTCACACAACACCTGGCtcacatgtttgtgtgtgtgtatgtttcaaAGGAGGTGATGAAGCCCATACAGACACAAGGATATTTTTAGAGATAATGATCGAAGAAGTGTAAGAACACAGAGAAGATCAGAAATTCTGTGAAATACATCTATTTGTTTGGGGTGAATTATGGATGTGCTTGTGCGTGTGGTGTTGAGTGTTGCGATCCTGACAAGCACACAGAGTCTCAAAGGTAAGAGTCTTCACActgccttattattattattattgttgttgttgttgttctttagtACTAGTACAGACGCCCAGAAATAGttagtttctattttttttttttttattagacacatgatgatgaaaagaaataaaaatataaatgtatctgAAATTGCGGGATCAGTGATAAAAAACCTATATCTATTCACctttttatctgtctgtctgcctatatctttctgtctgtctgtctgtctgtttttacaCCTTGCTAATGAAGGCTCAGAATTTCACTTCCAGAACTGTTAATGAGCTCCTCGAAGTGAGAACTTCAACCTGCCACACTGATTTGAAATCCAGaccacacgttttttttttgttcactaatCATGAAAGCAGCCTCGAGCTGAATATTTATCAGTCTTGTCTACgatcttttttattcatttatttgtttattaattatgcTTTCCATGGATTTTATTAGAATCACATTCATAAATTACTAGCACACCTGGATGAAGAGTCGTGTCTCATTTCATTCTCTCCTGTGAAACAGGAAGTCGTGGATGACACACAGACATTCTTTTTAACATACGGTATACTTTTTACACATCTCTACCAGGGGTACCGATAATTCTAGACTGtatatttttcctcttttataACGGCAGCCGGTTTGTTGGACCGTCTGCACTTCTGTAGCAGTTAAAGGTCATGACTGCTTTGTACTCACACATCCAAAACCCCCTACTTGAACCTGGACTACTAGCTCATCTCCTCCTCCCTGTATTTGTTCCCATTGTTCTCTCTCAAGCTTCGTTGTCTGCACCTGTCCCGGCCTTGACCACCGCGTCGCTAAATGAAGTCATTGACCCCTTCGTGACCTCAAAGGTCACTGACCTCAAAGAACCTATAAGGATGGACCTCTCTCGTTCCCTATTTGAACCACAAGATATCAGGAGCGctgacacagacagagacaggccACAAGGtgagataaaaataattatgtttaattacaACTACAACTTCATGCTTCCAATGTATTCCAAGCCAAGAGCAAAAGTTTGTGTCCCCACAGATGACAGCTGGCACTAAAACACTCCAATTCGCTTGGACCTTAGTGTGAAAGCTTAAGCAGCTGCTCCACTCTGGAGTGTAATGTCATCCTAAAACACCATAAAGAATCAGATAGAAAAAATAGAGATCATGTGACACAGTCCTGGGACGAGCAGCAGTACAGTGTTTATGATAACACTATACTCCTTAGGTACAGATTTGCACTCCAGAGGTGATATCACGTACTAAAGCAAGCATGAAACCCGCCAGGAACCTTTTAAAGACTTTCAGAAATGCAGAACCTCTAGGTAAATTAATTATCATGATTTTGATTGACTGTTGGGAAATCTTGGACGTGCATCTCGGACAACCATTTAAAGCTTTTGCAGGAGAGCGCCTCCTAAGGGTTGACCCTTTGACCCAGACTATGGCTTTAACTTCTACTCCAATATCGTAATAAAATATATGCAATAAATTTCATCATCAGTTTCTTTATAAGCAACACAAACACTCTTTCCATCAACACCAAAGAAACCTCTGTCGAGTTTCATAGTGAAGAAATCATTCTTATTTTCATTacaattttcattaaaataagaaCTGAGCAAGGATATAAAAGCTAATAAAGAGTTATACGAGGGCTGGGAGCTCAGCAACTTCtcaggtttgtaaatgctgcaGGCTGGAAACAGGGTTATATTTAGAGCTGATATACATGTGCCTCACTCTTGGTTCAGAGTCAAAGTGATGTAAGAGGTTCTCGACTTACAACACATGATGAT
This genomic window contains:
- the ipo13a gene encoding importin-13; this translates as MSSSSEQTEFTAEAVERALHQLYYDPDMGQKNVAQKWLVQAQASPQAWHFCWALLSPDKVPEIQFFGASTLHGKISSHWHDLSPELRESLRSQLVTHVCHFALGPKMVLTRLCVALASLIVRTLLDTWPSAVPDLLQAFQSGEGTSEVDGRRLALLEVLTVLPEELLSKKFTSGNRARLQGALAQEWILLCPLLRELLRGEGSVGSMKERALRCVPSWLGLGVDLGQSEGVLRDSLALLKVPELFDTAVESIVGALSVPDWQRSADSLVKLLPHVLELQEQLKKAVQDRDMETSHGICRIVVALGETHCRTLLEQTGHWQGFQALVNMILSSTAIPGHYPVDETSSSLTLTFWYTLQDDIMSLETEKQAFYLQMYRPVYFQLVDVLLHKARFPNEHDYASWSSEDKEQFRTYRVDISDTLMCVYELLGPELLRKLYDKLGVLLTDTTHSSSWQDIEALLFGFQSIADTADVSYSDVIPGLIGLIPLISANSVQLAETLMLTLGSLSEWLSDHPVMVPAVLCVVLPALSDSDLSVPAVTTLKRICRECRRHLYPHANDILASAQDALVKRIHKSPQSTWLMQALGFLLSAMPDEEIPEKLLSLLSPHIQELELLANQAPSPVTKHSTLQVLGLISSLFSSLDLKKHGEGLDGVKVSRFAAQNNPVVVMLQQVFPLIQKLLSNWLKDTDVVEASCAVFDKSLKTLAGDFASLVPQLCELISQLFSAYPQASALDLIQQLVQIFSCEKEHISSIRAVLELITNVTMSLFQHGARDHPDVVESFMKLHAQVLKRKADLYRSEGLDIRVVFYCGILAFKFPETPTLRSTCALFTEMMSHCEDVPAVRDVLQEDGLLLLQTLLEAISIQTSQDLLEHLADVLFSISLHCPSLLANRLRDALQPDAFPCALLTPEHKERFCQQILREQASKWKMRDIVKEFFVSCRGLQGTEDTADY